The Pempheris klunzingeri isolate RE-2024b chromosome 1, fPemKlu1.hap1, whole genome shotgun sequence genome includes a region encoding these proteins:
- the emc8 gene encoding ER membrane protein complex subunit 8 produces MPIQLTSQAYCKMVLHAAKYPHCAVNGLLVAEKTKEKKKDSHSDPVLCVDCVPLFHGTLALAPMLEVALTLIDTWCKENNYVIAGYYQANERTKDSRPNQVAEKVAARISENFSEAAIVMVDNSRITISCFEPIVLIYDHHENKWKSREVTFDCFEDWSEAQKITSALLEGRSYENLIDFDNHLDDLRNDWTNPVINKSVLDLC; encoded by the exons ATGCCTATTCAGCTGACAAGCCAGGCTTACTGTAAAATGGTTTTACATGCTGCCAAGTATCCTCACTGCGCCGTGAATGGGTTGCTGGTGGCAGAAAAAacgaaggagaaaaagaaagacagccACAGTGACCCAGTgctgtgtgtggactgtgttcCGCTGTTTCACGGCACTCTGGCTCTGGCACCGATGCTAGAAGTAGCTTTAACACTG ATCGACACTTGGTGTAAGGAAAATAATTATGTCATTGCTGGATATTATCAAGCCAATGAACGCACAAAGGATTCAAG ACCCAACCAAGTTGCAGAAAAAGTGGCTGCCAGGATTTCTGAGAACTTCAGTGAAGCAGCAATTGTTATG gtGGACAACAGTAGAATAACAATTAGCTGTTTTGAGCCCATTGTGCTCATCTACGATCATCATGAAAACAAGTGGAAAAGCAGAGAAGTAACTTT TGACTGTTTTGAGGACTGGAGCGAGGCACAGAAGATCACATCTGCCCTGTTAGAAGGCAGGTCCTACGAGAACTTGATTGACTTTGACAATCACTTGGATGATCTGAGGAACGACTGGACAAACCCTGTGATCAACAAGTCCGTCCTGGATCTGTGCTGA
- the gins2 gene encoding DNA replication complex GINS protein PSF2, giving the protein MDPSEVEFLAEKELVKIIPNFSLDKIYLIGGDLGPFNPGLPVDVPVWLAINLKQRQKCRIVPPAWMDAEKLEEMRDLERKEDTFTPVPSPYYMELTKLLLNYASDNIPKADEIRTLVKDIWDTRIAKLRLSADSFISQMEAHAKLDNLTLMEINTIRTFLLDSLNCMYKLRSNQQPSSSKGQFMDY; this is encoded by the exons atggaTCCCTCGGAGGTAGAGTTCCTCGCCGAGAAAGAGCTGGTGAAGATAATACCAAATTTCAGCCTAGACAAGATCTATTTAATCGGG GGTGACCTGGGTCCCTTCAACCCCGGACTACCAGTTGATGTTCCTGTGTGGTTGGCCATCAAcctgaaacagagacagaaatgtagAATTGTTCCTCCAGCATGGATGGATGCAG AGAAACTGGAGGAGATGCGAGATCTTGAGAGGAAAGAGGATACCTTTACGCCTGTTCCCAGTCCTTACTACATGGAGCTGACCAAACTGCTACTGAACTA TGCGTCTGACAACATCCCTAAAGCAGATGAGATCCGCACGCTGGTCAAAGACATCTGGGACACGCGTATCGCCAAACTCCGCCTCTCTGCCGACAGCTTCATCAGTCAGATGGAGGCTCATGCCAAG CTGGACAACCTGACTCTGATGGAGATCAACACCATACGAACGTTCCTCCTTGATTCGCTCAACTGCATGTACAAGCTACGCTCCAATCAACAGCCCAGTTCAAGTAAGGGACAGTTCATGGACTATTGA
- the cox4i1 gene encoding cytochrome c oxidase subunit 4 isoform 1, mitochondrial: MLATRALRLVGKRAISTSVSVRGGHGVAKVDDYTLPYYDDKQLNPLPDIRYVQNLSAEQMSLKEKEMGSWAALSNEEKIALYRISFKKTFAEMNQTTSTWKSVVAGFFFLMGCTGLFVLWQRKYVYGPVPHTFDPDYKARELQRALDMRMNPVQGISSKWDYEKNDWKK, encoded by the exons ATGCTGGCCACCAGAGCTCTTCGACTCGTTGGCAAACGCGCCATTTCCACATCTGTCAGCGTACGAGGGGGACATG GTGTTGCCAAGGTAGACGACTACACTCTTCCTTACTACGATGACAAGCAGCTGAATCCCCTCCCGGATATCCGCTATGTACAGAACTTGAGTGCTGAGCAGATGTCCCTTAAGGAGAAGGAGATGGGCTCCTGGGCTGCACTCTCCAATGAGGAGAAGATTGCAT TGTACCGCATCAGCTTCAAAAAGACCTTTGCTGAGATGAACCAGACAACATCAACGTGGAAGTCTGTGGTTGCAGGGTTTTTCTTCTTAATGGGTTGTACTGGCCTGTTTGTGCTCTGGCAGAGAAAGTATG tgtaCGGACCCGTGCCCCACACATTTGATCCTGATTACAAAGCgagggagctgcagagagcGTTGGACATGAGAATGAACCCAGTGCAGGGCATCTCATCCAAGTGGGACTACGAAAAGAATGATTGGAAAAAGTAA